The Brachyspira hyodysenteriae ATCC 27164 genome includes a window with the following:
- a CDS encoding ABC transporter permease, with the protein MDRDMNKIKKKLAPLIEFFNEFKRDKTGVVGLCILVLAIMVSLLEPLLLTYKEAPKRWRDITYWQDNPASAAPEWINFFQKEKSAITTDIKPISVETNNINGELNYKAVFEYDYKFDKAPVDLIFHANVNGATGLIWNVTRPDGAVITLSDSLHNINGDLRISSFNDSKNRIFRFYRESVPRILARQIDTLTTNPMKILFNTKKDDMAKNFQALKGIYKFEVSGKFSGDNASFEDPYIVLVGSMSGIMGTDNMKRDIFSGLVSGLKWALFIGIATSFISVIIGVMYGIVSAYFGGFVDNTMQFIYQIFIGIPVLPVMIVMSAIFKPSIWTMITMMIFFSWTGSVMTVRSMAMQLKEETYIEAARTIGAGHFRIIFNHLAPLLLPFSFASMALAVPSAIVYESSLSLLGLGDASIVTWGQILHDAMKGSAVLSGLWWWIIPPGILIAILGMSFAFLGFALDKILHPKLRSR; encoded by the coding sequence ATGGATAGAGATATGAATAAAATCAAGAAAAAACTTGCTCCTTTAATAGAATTTTTTAATGAGTTTAAAAGAGATAAAACAGGTGTTGTTGGTTTATGCATACTTGTTTTAGCTATTATGGTATCATTACTTGAGCCTTTGCTTTTAACTTATAAAGAAGCACCTAAAAGATGGAGAGATATAACATATTGGCAGGATAATCCGGCTTCAGCTGCTCCTGAATGGATTAATTTTTTTCAGAAAGAAAAATCAGCTATCACAACAGATATAAAACCTATAAGTGTTGAAACTAATAATATAAATGGAGAATTAAATTATAAAGCAGTATTTGAATATGATTATAAATTTGATAAAGCTCCAGTGGATTTAATTTTTCATGCTAATGTTAATGGTGCTACAGGACTCATTTGGAATGTAACAAGACCTGATGGGGCAGTAATTACACTTTCAGATAGTTTACATAATATAAACGGAGATTTAAGAATATCATCATTCAATGATTCAAAAAATAGAATATTCAGATTTTACAGAGAGTCAGTTCCTAGAATATTAGCAAGACAGATTGATACTCTTACAACCAATCCTATGAAAATACTTTTTAATACAAAAAAAGATGATATGGCTAAAAATTTTCAGGCATTGAAAGGCATTTATAAATTTGAAGTGAGCGGAAAATTTTCAGGAGATAATGCAAGCTTTGAAGATCCATATATAGTATTGGTAGGCTCTATGTCTGGTATAATGGGTACTGATAATATGAAAAGAGATATATTTTCTGGTTTAGTATCCGGACTGAAATGGGCATTATTTATCGGAATAGCTACAAGTTTTATATCTGTTATAATAGGAGTAATGTATGGAATAGTATCTGCATATTTCGGCGGATTTGTTGATAATACTATGCAGTTTATTTATCAAATATTTATAGGCATACCTGTACTTCCTGTTATGATAGTTATGAGTGCTATATTCAAGCCTAGTATATGGACTATGATAACGATGATGATATTTTTCTCTTGGACTGGTTCGGTTATGACAGTTCGTTCTATGGCTATGCAGCTTAAAGAAGAAACTTATATTGAGGCAGCACGCACTATAGGAGCAGGACATTTTAGAATAATATTTAATCATTTGGCTCCTTTACTTTTGCCTTTTTCATTTGCTTCTATGGCTTTGGCTGTACCTTCTGCTATAGTTTATGAATCTTCTTTATCATTGCTTGGACTTGGAGATGCTTCTATAGTTACTTGGGGACAGATTTTGCATGATGCTATGAAAGGTTCTGCTGTGCTTTCTGGGCTTTGGTGGTGGATAATACCTCCGGGAATTTTGATTGCTATTTTAGGTATGTCATTTGCATTTTTGGGTTTTGCTTTGGATAAGATACTTCACCCTAAACTTAGAAGCAGATAA
- a CDS encoding ABC transporter permease gives MFTYFVIKRILKGIIMFVILMFMSSAIFNTVSEKTLKAQIEENINAEVRGLSNMRTEDVENFIKERRAYYYDIYWLNRSIGERIFIRGINTITFQFGKSSIMMDSNGNRDVIKIIGEALPRSIILFTTASVIQMIIGLIIGLIKARKAGGAFDRTTSIITMIVYGMPTWWLSMILIMIFVYKFKLFPSGGVHSIPTPTGIMYYLDMLWHMSLPLLTLTLIGFWGLSFVVRNIVLSTLQEDYIMAARARGISEKSVLLGHTLRSSAPPIVTITLLGLLGSIAGSIIFEGIFSWPGLGNLYWISVQQNDIPVLMGNLAITTALYQFGLVVLDISYGFLDPRIKVGGKM, from the coding sequence ATGTTTACTTATTTTGTTATTAAAAGAATATTGAAAGGCATAATCATGTTTGTAATACTTATGTTTATGTCTTCTGCTATATTTAATACCGTTAGTGAAAAAACTCTCAAGGCGCAAATTGAAGAAAATATAAATGCCGAAGTGAGAGGACTTAGTAATATGCGTACTGAAGATGTGGAGAATTTTATAAAAGAGAGAAGGGCATATTATTATGATATATATTGGCTTAATAGAAGCATAGGAGAGAGAATATTTATAAGGGGTATTAATACAATAACTTTCCAATTCGGAAAATCTTCTATAATGATGGATTCAAACGGTAACAGAGATGTTATAAAGATAATAGGAGAGGCACTTCCTCGTTCTATAATACTTTTTACAACAGCATCAGTTATACAAATGATAATAGGTTTGATAATAGGACTTATAAAGGCTAGAAAAGCAGGCGGGGCATTTGACAGAACTACAAGCATTATAACTATGATAGTTTACGGTATGCCCACTTGGTGGCTTTCTATGATACTTATAATGATATTTGTTTATAAGTTTAAATTATTCCCATCTGGAGGAGTGCATTCCATACCAACACCTACAGGCATAATGTATTATTTGGATATGTTATGGCATATGTCTTTGCCTTTGCTTACATTAACATTAATAGGTTTTTGGGGACTTTCATTTGTTGTAAGAAATATAGTTTTATCAACATTGCAGGAAGATTACATAATGGCAGCAAGAGCAAGAGGGATATCTGAAAAGTCTGTTTTACTTGGACATACTTTAAGAAGTTCAGCTCCTCCAATAGTTACTATAACTTTATTGGGACTTCTTGGTTCTATTGCAGGATCAATTATATTTGAAGGTATATTTTCTTGGCCTGGTTTGGGAAATCTTTATTGGATATCAGTTCAGCAAAATGATATACCAGTATTGATGGGTAATTTAGCTATAACTACAGCACTTTATCAATTCGGATTAGTTGTTCTTGATATATCTTACGGATTCTTAGATCCTAGAATAAAAGTCGGAGGCAAGATGTAA